In Bos indicus isolate NIAB-ARS_2022 breed Sahiwal x Tharparkar chromosome 2, NIAB-ARS_B.indTharparkar_mat_pri_1.0, whole genome shotgun sequence, a single genomic region encodes these proteins:
- the G6PC2 gene encoding glucose-6-phosphatase 2 codes for MDFLHRNGVLVIQHLQKDYRAYYNFLNFMSNVGDPRNIFSIYFPLWFQLNQTVGTKMIWVAVIGDWFNLIFKWILFGHRPYWWVQETQIYPNHSSPCLEQFPTTCETGPGSPSGHAMGSSCVWYVMVTAALSHTVSQMDKSFITLHRLTWSFLWSLFWLIQISVCISRVFIATHFPHQVILGVIGGVLVAEVFEYTPGIQTASLSVYLKTNLFLFLFALGFYLLLRRLDIDLLWSVPIAKKWCANPDWIHIDTTPFAGLVRNLGVLFGLGFAINSEMFLRSCRGENGYRLSFRLLCALVSLTTLQLYHFIKIPTDTEYLFYVLSFCKSASIPLTVVALIPYCIHMLMKPSAKKLN; via the exons ATGGATTTCCTTCATAGGAATGGAGTGCTCGTTATTCAGCATTTGCAGAAGGACTACCGAGCTTACtacaattttctaaattttatgtcCAATGTTGGAGATCCCCGGAatatcttttctatttattttccacTTTGGTTTCAACTTAATCAGACAGTTGGAACTAAGATGATATGGGTAGCAGTCATTGGGGATTGGttcaatcttatttttaaatg gATATTATTTGGTCATCGGCCTTACTGGTGGGTCCAAGAAACTCAGATTTACCCAAATCACTCAAGTCCATGCCTTGAACAGTTCCCCACTACATGCGAAACAGGTCCAG GAAGTCCATCTGGCCATGCGATGGGTTCATCATGTGTCTGGTATGTCATGGTGACAGCGGCCCTGAGCCACACCGTCAGTCAGATGGATAAGTCTTTTATCACTCTGCACAG ACTGACTTGGTCATTTCTTTGGAGTCTCTTTTGGTTGATTCAAATCAGTGTCTGCATCTCCAGAGTATTCATAGCAACACATTTTCCTCATCAAGTTATTCTTGGAGTAATTGGTG GCGTCCTGGTAGCGGAGGTCTTTGAATACACTCCAGGTATCCAAACAGCCAGCCTGAGCGTATACCtgaagaccaacctgttcctctTCCTGTTTGCACTTGGCTTTTACCTGCTGCTCAGACGTCTTGACATTGACCTGCTGTGGTCCGTGCCCATAGCCAAGAAGTGGTGCGCCAACCCCGACTGGATCCACATTGACACCACACCTTTTGCCGGACTTGTGAGAAACCTCGGGGTCCTCTTTGGCCTGGGCTTTGCAATTAACTCAGAGATGTTCCTCAGGAGCTGTCGAGGAGAAAACGGCTACAGGCTGAGCTTCCGGCTGCTCTGTGCCCTGGTCTCGCTGACCACCCTGCAGCTCTACCACTTCATCAAGATCCCCACTGACACCGAGTATTTGTTTTACGTGCTGTCTTTCTGTAAAAGTGCGTCCATCCCACTGACTGTGGTTGCCCTGATTCCCTACTGTATTCATATGTTAATGAAACCAAGTGCCAAAAAGCTTAATTAG